A region of Necator americanus strain Aroian chromosome I, whole genome shotgun sequence DNA encodes the following proteins:
- a CDS encoding hypothetical protein (NECATOR_CHRI.G3674.T1) codes for MLGWIVITSFCVSALHCHRAIQWPPWSIKWILQGEEHDDGENIQRIVYIHFNCTCDYLVRCRQPLIQYGYTNVQEISVNYQERLCYNNEHSMICRRDRSLLTDDNWVTKALDVATNREMVKCLKSVFQNITRTSASNDRRPKRSAKKKEKNSKKKEKEAEKLRVVHSKDVSDPSKVEKASSDGKEAQKKGEFGVPPSTLFAVLVVSLVMANMILVVLLVICMLLYFKVKQEDLQKRQRIYMEDERQYSKMQPVSSQRRGREKSEILRTCRVAESNAQSTLNLTQSQMSKIDKELPENHKSTSTNRPKTITNNVKLNEDDVNEIKGNTGIEEKPPAIPNVPIPATSPNPSNYPFSVTPREPPPKTFSRDIAGTIPQEITKPPPPPPPPAAPISKTLKQERQSKNLPEGQPSRSTPTGFTRKNKNSVFLM; via the exons ATGCTCGGCTGGATTGTCATAACTAGCTTTTGCGTATCTGCACTCCACTGTCATCGCGCAATCCAGTGGCCCCCATGGTCAATAAAGTGGATTTTGCAAGGAGAG gagcatGACGACGGAGAAAACATTCAACGTATCGTCTACATTCATTTTAATTGTACTTGTGACTACTTGGTGCGTTGCAGACAGCCATTGATACAGTATGGCTATACAAATGTCCAAGAAATCAGCGTGAACTACCAG GAGCGTTTGTGCTACAATAACGAACATTCAATGATATGCCGACGGGACCGGTCCCTTCTAACAGATGACAACTGGGTGACG AAGGCCCTGGATGTCGCCACAAATCGAGAAATGGTGAAATGTTTGAAGTCGGTATTTCAGAATATTACCAGAACATCGGCATCAAATGATC GACGTCCCAAACGatcagcaaagaaaaaggagaaaaattcgaaaaagaaagaaaaggaagcagAAAAATTGAGGG TGGTACACTCAAAAGATGTTTCCGACCCCTCTAAGGTAGAGAAAGCATCCTCCGACGGAAAGGaagcacagaaaaaaggagagtttGGTGTTCCACCCAG CACTCTATTCGCTGTTTTGGTGGTCTCTCTGGTTATGGCCAATATGATACTCGTAGTTCTACTAGTCATATGTATGCTGTTATACTTTAAAGTAAAGCAGGAGGATTTACAAAAACGTCAGAGAATTTATATGGAGGATGAACGGCAATATTCTAAAATGCAACCAGTATCATcacaaagaagaggaagagaaaaatccgAAATTCTTCGTACTTGTCGTGTTGCCGAATCAAACGCTCAAAGTACATTGAATTTAACGCAAAGCCAAATGAGTAAAATCGACAAGGAATTGCCGGAAAATCATAAATCTACATCCACGAACAGACCGAAAACGATAACAAATAATGTGAAATTGAATGAAGATGATGTCAatgaaatcaaaggaaatacAGGAATAGAGGAAAAACCGCCAGCAATACCAAACGTTCCAATTCCTGCCACTAGTCCTAATCCGTCTAACTACCCATTCAGTGTGACACCACGTGAACCGCCGCCTAAAACATTTTCACGTGACATCGCAGGTACTATACCACAAGAAATTACtaaaccaccaccaccaccaccaccaccagcaGCACCTATTTCCAAAACTCTCAAACAAGAAAGACAGTCAAAAAACCTACCAGAAGGACAACCATCAAGATCAACCCCAACTGGATTtacacgaaaaaataaaaactccgTATTCTTAATGTGA